In Actinomadura citrea, a single window of DNA contains:
- a CDS encoding histidine phosphatase family protein yields MLFVRHATSAGMRQARFPADLAADPSSLARAEALARALPAGEAWTSPARAARETCAALGLDARPVAALAEADHGSWAGVRFAEADPDALAAWLADPDAAPPGGESRSALAARVAAWLDGRPCGVAVCDAGVIRAALAHALGAGVLAADRIDLAPLSTTRLAAAGSGWRVAHVNRKVQV; encoded by the coding sequence GTGCTGTTCGTCCGGCACGCGACGTCGGCGGGGATGCGGCAGGCCCGCTTCCCCGCCGACCTCGCCGCCGACCCGTCGAGTCTGGCGAGGGCGGAGGCGCTGGCCCGCGCGCTGCCGGCCGGCGAGGCGTGGACCTCGCCCGCCCGCGCCGCCCGGGAGACCTGCGCCGCGCTCGGCCTCGACGCCCGCCCGGTCGCGGCGCTCGCCGAGGCCGATCATGGTTCCTGGGCGGGCGTGCGCTTCGCGGAGGCCGATCCGGACGCGCTGGCCGCCTGGCTGGCGGACCCGGACGCCGCGCCCCCCGGCGGCGAGAGCCGGTCCGCGCTCGCGGCGCGGGTCGCGGCGTGGCTCGACGGACGTCCCTGCGGCGTCGCCGTCTGCGACGCGGGCGTGATCCGGGCGGCGCTCGCCCACGCGCTCGGCGCCGGCGTTCTCGCAGCCGACCGGATCGACCTCGCGCCGCTGTCCACCACGAGGCTCGCCGCCGCCGGGAGCGGCTGGCGGGTCGCCCATGTCAACCGGAAGGTCCAGGTGTGA
- a CDS encoding aldehyde dehydrogenase family protein yields MKALQNLIGGVWEDSRGDAFHEVVDPATEEVVARCPSGSPEDVRTAVAAAARAQPAWAALPAAERVARLTRWADAVAEHAAELAELECREMGKPVALGTGFIGAAAQQVKAAAAEALDYPFEETVPGPDGSSTTILRNPVGATAVIVPWNFPVPMALGAIGPLLAAGNTVVVKPSERSPMSAVRLLELADLPPGVVNLVHGDSRAGVPLVADERIGLVHFTGSVEAGRQVGAETGGRLNRSILELGGKDPVVVDADVDPAVTAAAVAFGAFANSGQICTSMERIYVHKDIAEEFIDALVDAAGTYTLGNGRDGQTVLGPLVDQRQRDIVERHVADALERGATVRTGGKRPEGRGFFYPATVLTDVDDSMLVMNEETFGPLAPVAVVPSFEEGLAQAAKTRFGLAATVYTNDPEHMAAARALPAGVVWVNQWQGGGPERLYEPAGDSGMGATGSRAAYDAATRPVSIHTAPAARA; encoded by the coding sequence GTGAAGGCTTTGCAGAACCTGATCGGCGGCGTCTGGGAGGACTCCCGCGGCGACGCGTTCCACGAGGTGGTCGACCCCGCGACCGAGGAGGTCGTCGCGCGTTGCCCCAGCGGCTCGCCCGAGGACGTCCGCACGGCGGTGGCCGCGGCCGCCAGAGCGCAGCCGGCCTGGGCGGCGCTGCCCGCCGCCGAGCGGGTGGCGCGGCTGACCCGGTGGGCGGACGCGGTCGCCGAGCACGCCGCCGAGCTGGCGGAACTCGAGTGCCGCGAGATGGGCAAGCCCGTCGCGCTCGGCACCGGCTTCATCGGCGCGGCCGCGCAGCAGGTCAAGGCGGCCGCCGCCGAGGCCCTGGACTACCCGTTCGAGGAGACCGTCCCCGGGCCGGACGGCAGCAGCACCACCATCCTGCGCAACCCGGTCGGCGCGACCGCGGTCATCGTGCCGTGGAACTTCCCGGTGCCGATGGCGCTCGGCGCGATCGGCCCGCTGCTCGCCGCGGGCAACACGGTCGTGGTCAAGCCGTCCGAGCGGTCCCCGATGTCGGCGGTGCGGCTCCTCGAACTCGCGGACCTGCCGCCCGGCGTGGTGAACCTCGTCCACGGCGACTCCCGGGCCGGCGTGCCGCTGGTCGCGGACGAGCGGATCGGGCTCGTCCACTTCACCGGCTCCGTCGAGGCGGGCCGCCAGGTCGGCGCCGAGACCGGGGGACGGCTGAACCGTTCGATCCTCGAACTCGGCGGAAAGGACCCCGTGGTCGTCGACGCCGATGTGGACCCGGCCGTCACCGCCGCGGCCGTCGCGTTCGGCGCGTTCGCCAACTCGGGTCAGATCTGCACGTCCATGGAGCGCATCTACGTGCACAAGGACATCGCCGAGGAGTTCATCGACGCCCTCGTCGACGCCGCCGGGACCTACACCCTCGGGAACGGCCGCGACGGGCAGACGGTGCTGGGTCCGTTGGTGGACCAGCGGCAGCGCGACATCGTCGAACGCCACGTCGCCGACGCCCTCGAACGCGGTGCGACCGTCCGCACCGGAGGCAAGAGGCCTGAGGGCAGGGGCTTCTTCTATCCCGCCACCGTGCTCACCGATGTCGACGACTCCATGCTCGTCATGAACGAGGAGACCTTCGGCCCGCTCGCCCCGGTGGCGGTCGTGCCCTCCTTCGAGGAGGGGCTGGCCCAGGCCGCCAAGACGCGGTTCGGTCTCGCCGCCACCGTGTACACCAACGACCCCGAGCACATGGCCGCCGCACGCGCTCTCCCTGCCGGCGTGGTGTGGGTGAACCAGTGGCAGGGCGGCGGTCCCGAGCGCCTCTACGAGCCGGCGGGCGACAGCGGGATGGGCGCCACCGGGTCCAGGGCCGCCTACGACGCGGCCACCCGTCCCGTCTCGATCCACACCGCACCGGCGGCGCGAGCATGA
- a CDS encoding class I SAM-dependent methyltransferase: protein MISQETVPPTSLDEVKGWFPKIDQLLFTWFLERQERLGERGNLVELGSYLGKSAILMGRHLREGDTFTVCDLFDGDAPDDSNRAEMQGSYSTLTRRAFESNYRAFHDRLPEIVQGPTSLILDHVQPETCRFVHVDASHLYEHVHADIKAAHVLLPAGGLIVCDDYRSEHTPGVSAAVWESVATDGLRPICVTTQKLYGTWGDADAVQDDLLDWLATREDAWHEVQQVAGRRLVRIKGKGATRPPNETGRLKERLARAEKRLARAEDGLARARHELEAVRGSVSFRVGRAATALPRALRGGRKP from the coding sequence ATGATCAGCCAAGAGACCGTGCCGCCCACCTCCCTCGACGAGGTCAAGGGGTGGTTCCCGAAGATCGACCAACTGCTCTTCACCTGGTTCCTGGAACGCCAGGAGCGGCTCGGTGAGCGCGGCAACCTGGTGGAGCTCGGCTCCTACCTCGGCAAGAGCGCCATCCTGATGGGCCGCCACCTGCGGGAGGGCGACACCTTCACCGTGTGCGACCTGTTCGACGGCGACGCCCCGGACGACTCCAACCGGGCGGAGATGCAGGGGTCGTACTCGACCCTGACCCGCCGGGCGTTCGAGTCGAACTACCGCGCCTTCCACGACCGGCTCCCGGAGATCGTCCAGGGGCCGACCTCGCTGATCCTGGACCACGTCCAGCCGGAGACCTGCCGGTTCGTGCACGTGGACGCGTCCCACCTGTACGAGCACGTGCACGCCGACATCAAGGCGGCGCACGTGCTGCTCCCCGCTGGGGGCCTCATCGTGTGCGACGACTACCGGTCCGAGCACACCCCCGGGGTCTCCGCCGCGGTGTGGGAGTCGGTGGCCACCGACGGGCTGCGCCCGATCTGCGTCACCACGCAGAAGCTCTACGGCACCTGGGGCGACGCCGACGCGGTCCAGGACGACCTCCTGGACTGGCTGGCGACGCGGGAGGACGCCTGGCACGAGGTCCAGCAGGTCGCCGGGCGCCGGCTCGTCCGCATCAAGGGCAAGGGAGCGACACGCCCGCCGAACGAGACGGGCAGGCTGAAGGAGCGGCTCGCGCGGGCGGAGAAGCGGCTCGCCCGCGCGGAGGACGGGCTGGCCCGCGCGCGCCACGAGCTGGAGGCCGTCCGCGGCTCGGTCAGCTTCAGGGTCGGCCGGGCGGCCACCGCCCTTCCCCGCGCCCTTCGCGGCGGCCGCAAGCCCTAG
- a CDS encoding VWA domain-containing protein: protein MNVAYPFSAVVGLDDLKLALLLNAVSPRVGGVLVRGEKGTAKSTIVRALAAQLPAVDTVPGCRFACDPAAPDPSCPDGPHDAGGPSERRPSALVELPVGASEDRLAGALDVERALTEGVKAFEPGLLAAAHRGVLYVDEVNLLHDHLVDLLLDAAALGTCYVERESVSVRHAARFLLVGTMNPEEGELRPQLLDRFGLTVEVRATRDPKERAEVVRRRLAFEADPAAFTARWENAEAELAERIAAARERLAGVRLPDERLEQIAAVCAGFEVDGLRADLVTASAALAHAAWRGGDEVTDEDVRAAARLSLPHRRRRDPFDAPGLDESLLDELLDGTSPEDPPPDGGGGGEPPAPPEDGGRGPAPSEDAGPEPDGRPGGGGGERVASAAAPHAVPLLEVPGVGEGAAGRRSRSRTARGRVTGARRPAARVRDPHVVATLLAAAPRQRARGRSGAGLVLRPDDLREAVREGREGNLVLFVVDASGSMAARRRMTTVKTAVLSLLLDAYQRRDKIGLITFRGRTAELVLPPTSSVEAGAARLRALPTGGRTPLAAGLARAAEVLRAERLRDPARRPLLVVVTDGRATAEGDVDRAAGLLAGTAGIVVDCEDGPVRLGLAGRLAARLGARLVPLGDLDGIVRAHRGRDGGKAA, encoded by the coding sequence GTGAACGTCGCCTATCCGTTCAGCGCCGTCGTCGGGCTGGACGACCTGAAGCTGGCGCTCCTGCTCAACGCCGTCTCACCGCGGGTCGGGGGTGTGCTGGTGCGCGGCGAGAAGGGGACCGCCAAGTCGACGATCGTGCGGGCCCTGGCCGCGCAGCTCCCCGCCGTGGACACGGTGCCGGGCTGCCGGTTCGCCTGCGACCCGGCGGCGCCCGACCCGTCCTGCCCGGACGGCCCGCACGATGCGGGCGGACCGTCCGAGCGGCGGCCGTCCGCGCTGGTGGAGCTGCCGGTGGGCGCCTCGGAGGACCGTCTCGCCGGGGCGCTGGACGTCGAGCGCGCCCTGACCGAGGGCGTCAAGGCCTTCGAGCCGGGGCTGCTCGCGGCGGCGCACCGCGGCGTCCTGTACGTGGACGAGGTGAACCTCCTGCACGACCATCTGGTCGACCTCCTGCTGGACGCCGCCGCGCTCGGCACCTGCTACGTGGAGCGCGAGTCGGTGTCGGTGCGGCACGCGGCCCGGTTCCTGCTGGTCGGGACGATGAACCCCGAGGAGGGCGAGCTGCGCCCCCAGCTTCTCGACCGCTTCGGACTGACGGTCGAGGTACGGGCGACGCGGGACCCGAAGGAGCGCGCCGAGGTCGTGCGGCGGCGGCTGGCGTTCGAGGCGGACCCCGCCGCGTTCACCGCGCGCTGGGAGAACGCCGAGGCGGAGCTGGCGGAGCGCATCGCGGCCGCGCGGGAGAGGCTCGCCGGGGTCCGGCTGCCGGACGAGCGGCTGGAGCAGATCGCGGCCGTGTGCGCGGGCTTCGAGGTCGACGGGCTGCGCGCCGACCTGGTCACGGCGAGCGCCGCGCTCGCGCACGCCGCGTGGCGGGGAGGCGACGAGGTCACGGACGAGGATGTGCGCGCTGCGGCCCGGCTGTCGCTGCCGCACCGGCGCCGGCGGGATCCCTTCGACGCCCCCGGCCTGGACGAGTCGCTGCTCGACGAGCTGCTCGACGGCACGTCCCCCGAGGATCCTCCCCCGGACGGCGGCGGGGGCGGGGAGCCCCCGGCCCCGCCTGAGGACGGCGGGCGGGGACCGGCCCCGTCCGAGGACGCGGGCCCCGAGCCGGACGGGCGGCCGGGAGGCGGGGGCGGCGAGCGGGTCGCGTCGGCCGCCGCGCCGCACGCCGTGCCGCTGCTGGAGGTGCCGGGCGTCGGCGAGGGCGCCGCGGGACGGCGGTCGCGGTCGCGGACGGCGCGGGGCCGGGTCACCGGGGCGCGCCGCCCGGCCGCGAGGGTCCGCGACCCCCACGTGGTGGCGACGCTGCTGGCCGCCGCGCCGCGGCAGCGGGCGCGCGGCCGGTCCGGCGCCGGGCTCGTGCTGCGCCCGGACGATCTGCGGGAGGCGGTCCGCGAGGGCCGCGAGGGGAACCTGGTGCTGTTCGTCGTGGACGCCAGCGGCTCGATGGCCGCCCGCCGCCGCATGACGACGGTGAAGACGGCCGTCCTCAGCCTGCTGCTGGACGCCTACCAGCGCCGCGACAAGATCGGCCTGATCACGTTCCGGGGGCGGACCGCCGAACTCGTCCTGCCGCCGACGTCGTCGGTCGAGGCGGGCGCGGCGCGCCTGCGGGCCCTGCCGACCGGGGGCCGCACGCCGCTGGCCGCCGGGCTCGCGCGCGCCGCCGAGGTGCTGCGCGCCGAGCGGCTGCGCGACCCGGCGCGGCGCCCGCTGCTCGTGGTCGTCACCGACGGGCGGGCGACCGCGGAGGGCGACGTGGACCGGGCCGCCGGATTGCTGGCCGGCACCGCCGGGATCGTCGTGGACTGCGAGGACGGCCCGGTCCGGCTCGGCCTGGCGGGGAGGCTCGCGGCCCGGCTCGGGGCGCGGCTCGTCCCGCTCGGCGACCTCGACGGGATCGTCCGCGCCCACCGTGGGCGCGACGGCGGGAAGGCGGCCTGA
- a CDS encoding CbtA family protein, with amino-acid sequence MVRTLLVRGLLLGLLAGLVAGVFAFTVGEPRIDDAIALENAAAAHEHGAAAEPESATHGHESGTHEHESGTGGKESGTHEHGEEVSRGTQKAGLFLATGLYGLAVGGVFALAFAGLRGRVGPRSDAALALAAAGTAFAAVIVVPFLKYPANPPAVGDPETINTRTLLYLAMIGVGLLSTAIAVTTARSVRGGPWARWPAAVLAFVVPVVVASLLLPGVDEVPDGFPATLLWQFRITSLGTQLVFWASFGTLFGWFCDRAARAPAPA; translated from the coding sequence ATGGTGCGCACCCTGCTGGTCAGGGGCCTTCTTCTGGGCCTGCTGGCCGGTCTTGTCGCGGGCGTCTTCGCCTTCACGGTCGGCGAGCCCCGCATCGACGACGCGATCGCCCTGGAGAACGCCGCCGCCGCGCACGAGCACGGCGCGGCCGCCGAGCCCGAGTCCGCAACGCACGGGCACGAGTCCGGAACACATGAACACGAGTCCGGAACCGGCGGGAAGGAGTCCGGAACGCACGAGCACGGCGAGGAGGTGAGCCGCGGCACGCAGAAGGCCGGGCTCTTCCTCGCCACGGGTCTCTACGGCCTCGCGGTGGGCGGCGTGTTCGCGCTCGCCTTCGCGGGACTGCGGGGACGCGTCGGGCCGCGCTCGGACGCCGCGCTCGCGCTCGCCGCCGCCGGGACGGCCTTCGCCGCCGTCATCGTCGTGCCGTTCCTGAAGTATCCGGCGAACCCGCCCGCGGTGGGCGACCCGGAGACGATCAACACCCGCACCCTGCTGTACCTGGCGATGATCGGGGTCGGGCTCCTCTCCACCGCCATCGCGGTGACCACGGCGCGCAGCGTGCGCGGCGGGCCGTGGGCGCGGTGGCCGGCGGCCGTGCTGGCGTTCGTCGTCCCGGTGGTGGTGGCGTCGCTGCTGCTGCCGGGCGTGGACGAGGTGCCGGACGGGTTCCCCGCCACCCTGCTGTGGCAGTTCCGCATCACCTCGCTCGGGACGCAGCTGGTGTTCTGGGCGTCCTTCGGAACCCTGTTCGGATGGTTCTGCGACCGGGCCGCCCGCGCCCCGGCGCCGGCGTGA
- the cobO gene encoding cob(I)yrinic acid a,c-diamide adenosyltransferase — translation MPQGKPESVPDDGLTTRQRRNRPLLIVHTGPGKGKSTAAFGMALRAWNQGWPVGVFQFVKSAKWRIGEERALRVLGESGEGGPVAWHKMGEGWSWIQRPGTEEDHAADAREGWAQIKRDLAAESHRFYVLDEFTYPLKWGWLDLDDVVETLTARPGSQHVVVTGRDAPDRLIEAADLVTEMGKVRHPMDAGQKGQRGIEW, via the coding sequence ATGCCCCAGGGAAAGCCCGAGTCCGTCCCCGACGACGGCCTCACCACCCGGCAGCGCCGCAACCGGCCGCTGCTGATCGTCCACACCGGTCCCGGCAAGGGGAAGTCGACGGCGGCGTTCGGGATGGCGCTGCGGGCCTGGAACCAGGGCTGGCCGGTCGGGGTGTTCCAGTTCGTGAAGTCGGCGAAGTGGCGCATCGGCGAGGAGCGGGCGCTGCGCGTGCTCGGGGAGAGCGGCGAGGGCGGCCCGGTCGCCTGGCACAAGATGGGCGAGGGCTGGTCGTGGATCCAGCGCCCCGGCACCGAGGAGGACCACGCGGCCGACGCCCGCGAGGGCTGGGCGCAGATCAAGCGGGACCTGGCCGCCGAGAGCCACCGTTTCTATGTGCTCGACGAGTTCACCTACCCGCTCAAGTGGGGCTGGCTCGACCTGGACGACGTGGTCGAGACCCTCACCGCGCGTCCCGGGTCCCAGCACGTCGTCGTCACCGGCCGGGACGCGCCCGACCGGCTGATCGAGGCCGCCGACCTGGTGACGGAGATGGGCAAGGTCCGGCACCCGATGGACGCCGGGCAGAAGGGGCAGCGGGGCATCGAGTGGTGA
- a CDS encoding CbtB domain-containing protein, producing MSTLSARHIPLSHLVPWLLAVPALLLLGYLVLMDNGAVSQTGGYLHELMHDGRHLLGVPCH from the coding sequence GTGAGCACGCTGTCGGCTCGCCACATCCCCCTTTCCCACCTCGTTCCCTGGTTGCTCGCGGTTCCCGCGCTGCTGCTCCTCGGCTACCTCGTCCTGATGGACAACGGCGCCGTGTCGCAGACCGGCGGCTACCTCCACGAGCTGATGCACGACGGGCGGCACCTGCTCGGCGTGCCCTGCCACTAG
- a CDS encoding M20 family metallopeptidase, which translates to MTATVRIENAKRHAADVVGAWSDRLVELSHRIHANPELAFEETRASAWVAEALAAAGFEVEHGCYELPTAVRATAGTGPVHIGICAEYDALPEIGHACGHNIIAAAAVGAGAALAGMADDLGLTVTVLGTPAEEGGGGKILMLERGAFQGMDAAMMVHPAAVEMAAMPGSAVSQFQVAYRGKPAHAGAYPQFGVNAADAMTVAQVAIGLLRQQTGPDDRIAGIVTEAGTAANIIPDASRGGWIVRSSTMEGLAELNQRVQRCFEAGAVATGCELTTTPISPDYADLRPDPAMLELYRANAEALGRVFPDLPGGSPAGAATDMGNVSHAVPAIHPMLGLDCLPAVNHQPEFTAACVTPAADKAVLDGATAMARTAIDLARA; encoded by the coding sequence ATGACCGCCACCGTGAGGATCGAGAACGCGAAGCGGCACGCAGCGGACGTCGTCGGCGCTTGGAGCGACCGCCTGGTCGAGCTGTCCCACCGCATCCACGCCAACCCTGAACTGGCCTTCGAGGAGACGCGGGCCAGCGCGTGGGTGGCCGAGGCGCTGGCCGCCGCCGGGTTCGAGGTCGAGCACGGCTGCTACGAGCTGCCCACCGCCGTCCGCGCGACCGCCGGGACGGGACCGGTGCACATCGGGATCTGCGCGGAGTACGACGCCCTCCCCGAGATCGGCCACGCCTGCGGCCACAACATCATCGCCGCCGCCGCGGTCGGGGCCGGGGCGGCGCTCGCCGGCATGGCCGACGACCTGGGGCTGACCGTGACCGTCCTCGGCACCCCGGCGGAGGAGGGCGGCGGAGGCAAGATCCTCATGCTGGAGCGCGGCGCGTTCCAGGGAATGGACGCGGCGATGATGGTGCACCCCGCCGCGGTCGAGATGGCCGCGATGCCGGGCTCGGCCGTCTCCCAGTTCCAGGTCGCCTACCGCGGCAAGCCCGCGCACGCCGGCGCGTACCCGCAGTTCGGCGTCAACGCCGCCGACGCGATGACCGTCGCGCAGGTCGCGATCGGGCTGCTCCGCCAGCAGACGGGCCCGGACGACCGCATCGCCGGCATCGTCACGGAGGCGGGCACCGCGGCCAACATCATTCCCGACGCGAGCCGGGGAGGGTGGATCGTGCGGTCGTCCACGATGGAGGGTCTCGCCGAGCTCAATCAGCGCGTGCAGCGTTGCTTCGAGGCCGGCGCGGTGGCCACCGGTTGCGAACTGACCACCACGCCGATCTCCCCGGACTACGCCGACCTGCGGCCCGACCCGGCCATGCTGGAGCTGTACCGGGCCAACGCCGAGGCGCTCGGGCGCGTCTTCCCGGACCTGCCCGGCGGCTCCCCGGCCGGCGCGGCCACGGACATGGGCAACGTCTCCCACGCCGTTCCCGCCATCCACCCGATGCTCGGGCTGGACTGCCTGCCCGCGGTGAACCACCAGCCCGAGTTCACCGCGGCGTGCGTCACCCCGGCCGCCGACAAGGCGGTCCTGGACGGCGCCACCGCGATGGCGCGGACGGCCATCGACCTGGCCCGTGCCTGA
- a CDS encoding GMC family oxidoreductase, translating to MADAGWDIIVVGAGSAGAAFAARSAERGRRVLLLEAGPDYRSGQMPEAWRSPNPARALMDPAAVAGLVWEGVTSSRTDKQPHAPYWRGRGVGGSSSINGQIAIRPPMEDFADWAAAGCTGWSPEDVLPYFARLEDDEEFGDEPYHGRGGPTPIFRMPQARWGGVDAALSEAARAAGHAWAPDVNAPGAAGVSPYPINSWAGRRVTVNDGYLEPARSLDTLTVRGDALVDRVVFEGDRAVGVRVITGGTAVTEYAGDIVLSAGVIHSPAILMRSGIGPADDLRRLGIAVRADLPVGRALQDHPMIVVGLPLTADAAVKTADDRHTNVCVRYSSGSPGGTALDMMFVSLNMNVLSMEGADTRFPVGGFGVWLNQNHSRGVLTLTSADPQAQPEVRERMLSDDRDLARLRDGVRALVELARSAEAAAVVEGSVEAVNDRLFAALDDDAELDDLLLATAVDAQHGTSTCRMGAPGDRRAVVDPACRVLGVDGLRVADASIFPSVPRANTNLASIMVGELMADRFN from the coding sequence ATGGCAGACGCGGGCTGGGACATCATCGTCGTCGGCGCGGGCTCCGCGGGCGCCGCGTTCGCCGCCCGTTCCGCAGAGCGGGGCAGGCGAGTGCTGCTGCTGGAGGCCGGTCCCGACTACAGGTCGGGGCAGATGCCGGAGGCGTGGCGGTCGCCGAACCCGGCGCGGGCGCTGATGGACCCGGCCGCCGTCGCGGGCCTGGTCTGGGAGGGCGTCACCTCGTCCCGGACGGACAAGCAGCCGCATGCGCCGTACTGGCGCGGCCGTGGCGTGGGCGGCAGCTCGTCGATCAACGGGCAGATCGCGATCCGCCCGCCGATGGAGGACTTCGCGGACTGGGCCGCCGCCGGATGCACCGGCTGGTCGCCCGAGGACGTCCTGCCGTACTTCGCCCGGCTGGAGGACGACGAGGAGTTCGGCGACGAGCCCTACCACGGGCGCGGCGGGCCGACCCCGATCTTCCGGATGCCGCAGGCGCGGTGGGGCGGCGTGGACGCCGCGCTGTCGGAGGCGGCACGAGCCGCCGGGCACGCCTGGGCCCCGGACGTGAACGCGCCCGGGGCGGCCGGGGTCTCGCCGTACCCGATCAACTCGTGGGCCGGGCGCCGGGTCACCGTCAACGACGGTTACCTCGAACCGGCCCGGTCCCTGGACACCCTCACGGTCCGCGGCGACGCCCTGGTCGACCGGGTCGTCTTCGAAGGCGACCGGGCCGTCGGCGTCCGCGTCATCACGGGCGGGACGGCGGTGACCGAGTACGCCGGCGATATCGTGCTCAGCGCCGGAGTGATCCACTCTCCGGCGATCCTGATGAGGTCGGGCATCGGCCCGGCGGACGACCTTCGCCGCCTCGGCATCGCCGTCCGGGCCGACCTCCCCGTCGGCCGCGCCCTGCAGGACCACCCGATGATCGTGGTCGGGCTGCCGCTGACCGCGGACGCCGCTGTCAAGACGGCCGACGACCGCCACACCAACGTGTGCGTCCGCTACAGCAGCGGGTCGCCCGGCGGCACGGCCCTCGACATGATGTTCGTGTCGCTGAACATGAACGTGCTGTCCATGGAGGGGGCCGACACGCGGTTCCCGGTGGGCGGCTTCGGGGTGTGGCTCAACCAGAACCACTCCCGCGGGGTGCTGACGCTGACGTCCGCCGACCCGCAGGCCCAGCCCGAGGTCCGGGAGCGGATGCTCTCGGACGACCGTGACCTGGCGCGCCTGCGCGATGGCGTCCGCGCGCTCGTCGAGCTGGCGCGCAGCGCGGAGGCCGCCGCAGTCGTCGAGGGATCGGTGGAGGCCGTCAACGACCGCCTGTTCGCGGCGCTGGACGACGACGCGGAACTCGACGATCTCCTGCTGGCCACCGCGGTGGACGCCCAGCACGGCACCAGCACCTGCCGAATGGGCGCGCCCGGTGACCGCCGCGCGGTGGTCGACCCGGCGTGCCGCGTCCTCGGCGTCGACGGCCTGCGCGTCGCGGACGCGTCGATCTTCCCGTCCGTCCCGCGGGCCAACACCAACCTGGCATCGATCATGGTCGGCGAGCTCATGGCCGACCGCTTCAACTGA